The following are encoded in a window of Numida meleagris isolate 19003 breed g44 Domestic line chromosome 13, NumMel1.0, whole genome shotgun sequence genomic DNA:
- the TMEM114 gene encoding transmembrane protein 114, translating to MTSERASKKTRLPMERPCGAPGSCAAACEPPPAGPAVLTPSGTERARASPPPAPPFPSAYTSSRGPAGSMRVSLSVLSLLVALVGASSFVFLVVAIATDFWYIIDASRLETAANGTAALSSHSGLWRTCRLRSKCYPLINPFWHENANITDSHRQLLHMHGTFVILMPLSLILMIFGAMTGFISILARAYLLLLMTGLLFLFGALVTLTGIGVYIAYSAAAFEEAVCLLRSKDVLVEIDIRFGWSLALVWISFVAEVITGAVFLLAARVVGLKRQREQEL from the exons ATGACTTCTGAGCGAGCAAGCAAGAAAACGAGGCTCCCTATGGAGCGCCCGTGCGGAGCGCCCGGGAGCTGCGCTGCTGCCTGCGAGCCGCCGCCAGCGGGACCTGCCGTGCTGACACCGAGCGGCACCGAGCGGGCACGGGCATCGCCTCCTCCCGCACCACCCTTCCCGTCAGCGTACACCTCCTCCCGCGGTCCGGCGGGCAGCATGAGGGTGAGCCTGAGCGTCCTGTCGCTGCTCGTGGCTCTGGTGGGTGCCTCCAGCTTCGTCTTCCTCGTGGTGGCCATCGCGACGGACTTCTGGTACATCATCGATGCCTCCCGCCTGGAGACGGCCGCCAACGGCACGGCCGCGCTCAGCTCGCACTCGGGGCTCTGGCGGACCTGCCGGC TTCGGAGCAAGTGCTACCCTTTGATCAACCCCTTCTGGCACGAGAATGCAAACATCACTGACTCACACCGACAGCTCTTAC acatgCATGGGACATTTGTCATCCTGATGCCTCTCAGCCTGATATTGATGATTTTTGGAGCAATGACTGGATTTATCAGTATTCTTGCCAGGGCATATCTACTGCTTCTAATGACGggtctgctttttctttttggag CTCTGGTTACACTTACTGGGATTGGTGTCTACATTGCATattcagctgctgcctttgaagAAGCCGTCTGCCTCCTGAGGAGTAAGGATGTCCTGGTAGAAATTGACATCAGGTTTGGCTGGTCTCTGGCACTGGTCTGGATCTCTTTTGTCGCAGAAGTGATCACTGGGGCTGTGTTCCTCCTGGCAGCAAGAGTCGTGGGCCTGAAACGGCAGCGTGAACAGGAATTATGA
- the METTL22 gene encoding methyltransferase-like protein 22, whose translation MGDVTEKEMDNLTFKSDTVLSDVHLHCPNKRHLMVRLNAVGQPVFLSYFKLLWNTDDQASKKYARETTVESEHQYRSGDELCDKDGDSLKCERELNTEGIEALLDEDGDLEVVRRPQSASDLEAEDLVRDRVYPVILMKGKETAFEDEEQECTRSDVVKIEHTMATPLEDVGKQVWRAAFLLADYILFKRDVFRSCTVLELGGGTGITSIIMGTVANRVYCTDVGEDLLAMCEQNVALNKHLMEPGGGEIKVKELDWLKDEFCTDPEALYSWSEEEIADLHDHCTVIMAADVFYDDDLTDAFFRMLYRITHNLKHSCTVFLAIEKRLNFTLRHMDVTCEAYSHFRNTLNDLENRQDGKMKYSVEPIKPDFCQFLIYERIEQLELWKIIADQLT comes from the exons ATGGGAGACGTAACAGAGAAGGAGATGGATAATCTCACGTTCAAAAGTGACACCGTCCTTTCTGATGTGCACTTGCACTGTCCCAACAAAAGACATCTCATGGTACGACTGAATGCAGTTGGACAACCAG TATTCCTGTCATATTTCAAACTCCTTTGGAACACAGACGATCAGGCCTCTAAGAAATATGCAAGAGAAACTACAGTTGAAAGTGAACACCAGTACAGAAGTGGAGATGAACTATGTGACAAGGATGGGGATAGTCTGAAATGCGAAAGGGAATTGAATACAGAAGGAATAGAAGCTCTGCTAGATGAGGACGGAGACTTGGAAGTGGTCAGGAGACCTCAAAGTGCCAGTGACTTAGAGGCAGAGGATCTAGTGAGGGATAGAGTATATCCTGTAATtctgatgaaaggaaaagaaactgcttttgaagatgAAGAACAAGAATGCACTCGCAGCGATGTTGTTAAAATAG agCATACTATGGCAACCCCCTTAGAAGATGTTGGTAAACAG gTCTGGCgtgcagcttttcttcttgctgattATATTCTGTTTAAACGGGATGTGTTCAGGAGTTGCACGGTGCTAGAGCTTGGAGGTGGCACTGGAATTACAAGCATTATCATGGGAACGGTTGCCAACAGAGTTTATTGCACAG ATGTTGGTGAAGATCTTTTGGCCATGTGTGAACAAAATGTTGCACTGAACAAACACCTGATGGAGCCAGGAG GAGGGGAAATTAAAGTAAAAGAACTGGACTGGCTGAAAGATGAATTCTGCACTG ATCCAGAAGCTCTTTATAGCTGGTCTGAAGAAGAGATTGCTGATTTGCATGACCACTGTACTGTGATAATGGCAGCTGATG TGTTCTATGACGATGATCTGACGGATGCCTTTTTCAGAATGCTGTACAGAATCACACACAACTTGAAACATTCTTGCACAGTTTTCCTAGCCATAGAAAAGAG ACTGAATTTCACTTTAAGACATATGGATGTTACATGTGAAGCCTACAGTCATTTTAGAAATACTCTAAATGATTTGGAGAACCGTCAGGAcggaaaaatgaaatacagtgtGGAACCCATTAAGCCTGATTTCTGCCAGTTTCTCATTTATGAACGGATTGAGCAGTTG GAGTTGTGGAAGATCATTGCTGATCAGCTAACATGA